From the Syntrophorhabdaceae bacterium genome, one window contains:
- a CDS encoding PAS domain S-box protein → MGKTQEETFKSLFLLAPIGMFITQSGRFVLVNHKFAELTGFSEKELLELHYEDLVYPQDRERCKMEAINTIKGKHFEPYEFRALKKDGEVRWVMATITSIIYQGKRSGLGIVLDITEKKMLGEKLREVMEQLSIIIENVQEGITFSDEQGKFYVYNSEMERLTGYTMEEANTFKDFMQILYPDREEYRKAMERLEVVRNKKILKNIETVFTTKNGNQKQILLSTCLITYKEKVMFLSIYHDVTELKDTERALRLSEEKYRSMFDNAVEGIFQSTPSGRFISSNPSLARMYGFSSPEELITTVNDIWTQLYVNPDDRLHLKEMLEKDGIVLGFETQLYRKDKSILWVSINARIVRDAMGNVLYYEGTVEDITKRKMAEERLNRTLERLRKSIGITVQTIIQIVESRDPYTAGHQIKVSRLARAIAKEMKLPDNSIDAIRMAGLVHDIGKISIPSDILNKPGKLTGIEMELLKLHPQKGYEILKDIESEWNLGKIVLQHHERIDGSGYPKGLKGDEIIIEAKILAVADVVEAMSSHRPYRCALGIDEALKELEINKGVLYDKDVAEACIRLFKEGRFSFDG, encoded by the coding sequence ATGGGTAAAACCCAAGAAGAAACCTTCAAAAGCCTTTTTCTGTTGGCACCCATAGGCATGTTTATCACTCAAAGTGGTAGATTTGTCTTGGTGAACCATAAATTTGCGGAACTCACGGGATTTAGCGAAAAAGAACTTCTTGAACTCCACTATGAAGACCTTGTCTATCCCCAAGATAGGGAAAGATGCAAGATGGAGGCCATCAACACCATCAAAGGTAAGCATTTTGAACCATATGAATTCAGGGCTTTGAAAAAAGATGGCGAGGTAAGATGGGTCATGGCAACCATTACCTCAATTATCTATCAAGGAAAACGCTCCGGGCTTGGCATTGTCTTAGATATTACCGAAAAAAAGATGCTGGGAGAAAAACTCCGTGAGGTCATGGAACAATTAAGCATTATCATTGAGAACGTCCAGGAGGGTATAACTTTCAGTGACGAACAGGGCAAGTTTTATGTATATAATTCAGAGATGGAAAGACTTACAGGCTATACCATGGAAGAGGCAAATACATTTAAAGATTTTATGCAAATCCTCTATCCTGATCGAGAAGAATACAGAAAAGCCATGGAGAGATTGGAGGTTGTGAGGAATAAAAAGATTCTGAAGAACATAGAAACTGTGTTTACCACAAAAAACGGTAATCAAAAGCAGATACTCTTGTCTACATGTCTTATCACTTACAAAGAAAAGGTCATGTTCTTAAGTATCTATCATGATGTAACAGAACTGAAAGATACAGAGCGAGCATTAAGATTATCAGAAGAAAAATACCGTTCTATGTTTGATAATGCTGTGGAAGGTATCTTTCAATCAACTCCCTCAGGTAGGTTTATAAGTTCCAATCCATCACTGGCAAGGATGTATGGTTTTTCCAGTCCAGAGGAATTGATTACCACTGTAAATGATATATGGACACAACTTTATGTTAACCCAGATGACCGCTTGCATTTAAAGGAAATGTTGGAAAAAGATGGTATTGTTCTGGGATTTGAAACACAACTCTATAGAAAAGATAAAAGCATCCTGTGGGTATCTATCAATGCAAGGATTGTAAGAGATGCCATGGGAAATGTCTTGTATTATGAAGGAACAGTGGAAGATATAACAAAAAGAAAGATGGCAGAGGAAAGACTAAATAGAACTCTGGAAAGATTAAGAAAATCCATAGGGATTACCGTTCAAACAATTATTCAGATAGTGGAATCAAGAGACCCATATACAGCAGGTCACCAGATAAAAGTATCAAGACTGGCAAGAGCAATAGCAAAAGAGATGAAGCTACCTGATAATTCCATAGATGCAATACGCATGGCAGGCCTTGTCCATGATATAGGTAAGATTTCAATCCCATCTGATATCCTCAATAAACCAGGAAAACTAACTGGTATTGAAATGGAGCTACTCAAACTCCACCCACAGAAGGGTTATGAAATCCTGAAGGATATAGAGTCTGAATGGAATTTAGGAAAGATAGTCCTTCAGCATCATGAAAGGATTGATGGGTCTGGATACCCTAAAGGCTTAAAAGGAGACGAAATCATTATAGAGGCAAAAATACTTGCCGTAGCAGATGTTGTTGAGGCAATGTCCTCACATAGGCCATACAGATGTGCCCTGGGCATAGATGAAGCCCTTAAAGAGTTAGAGATCAACAAAGGTGTATTATACGATAAAGATGTGGCTGAGGCATGCATAAGGCTATTTAAAGAGGGGAGATTCTCATTTGATGGTTAG
- a CDS encoding acyl-CoA dehydrogenase family protein yields the protein MFFDIDNDLKDIEKAVGEFCAKEFDLAYLQQLEDEHRFPMDLYEKIGELGFIGTGFPEDIGGAGYGALGHVITVKEMCRSLPGMGMALSLGYIPAFVIDVYGTKEQRERYIRPMIEGRYVSAISVTEPDSGSDIGSIKTRIEEKGDNFILNGSKLFTTNAGYADFYTLLARDEPGLTVVIIDRELVEKNRFGSFVISDLGKKMGINTTTSGEIVFNDFSIPRENILGKRGKGMRMVLDGFELGRIVIAAQALGAMLYGYEKAMNYAKKRKQFARPIIKFQSIEHDLVDMYVEIEKCKNILYKAAWLYDRKGPESKIYSSLVKLTIPETAINVLNSCIDIFGGYGYMREQGLEGALRDVRITSIYEGTSKIQKNNISKLLF from the coding sequence ATGTTTTTTGATATAGATAACGACCTTAAGGATATAGAGAAGGCAGTAGGTGAATTCTGTGCAAAGGAATTTGACCTGGCATATCTCCAACAATTAGAAGATGAACACAGATTTCCCATGGATTTATATGAAAAGATAGGTGAACTGGGTTTTATTGGTACTGGTTTTCCAGAGGACATAGGTGGCGCAGGATATGGTGCTTTGGGACATGTGATCACCGTAAAAGAGATGTGCAGGAGCCTGCCTGGTATGGGCATGGCATTGAGCCTTGGATATATCCCTGCCTTTGTAATAGATGTTTATGGAACAAAAGAACAGAGGGAGAGATACATAAGACCCATGATAGAGGGTAGGTATGTTTCTGCCATAAGTGTAACAGAGCCTGACAGTGGAAGCGATATTGGCAGCATTAAAACAAGAATAGAAGAAAAGGGGGATAATTTTATCCTAAATGGATCAAAACTCTTTACCACAAATGCAGGATATGCAGACTTTTACACACTTCTGGCACGAGATGAGCCAGGCCTTACCGTAGTAATCATAGATAGAGAGCTTGTGGAAAAAAACAGATTTGGTTCTTTTGTGATAAGTGATCTTGGCAAGAAAATGGGCATCAATACTACCACATCTGGTGAGATTGTCTTCAATGATTTTTCCATACCCAGGGAAAATATCCTTGGAAAAAGGGGTAAGGGTATGAGGATGGTCCTTGACGGTTTTGAATTGGGTAGAATTGTGATTGCCGCCCAGGCACTTGGTGCCATGCTATATGGTTATGAAAAGGCAATGAACTACGCAAAGAAGAGAAAACAATTTGCCAGACCCATAATAAAGTTTCAGTCTATAGAACATGACTTAGTGGATATGTATGTGGAAATAGAGAAGTGTAAGAATATCCTTTATAAGGCAGCTTGGCTCTATGACAGAAAAGGCCCTGAATCAAAGATATATTCTTCTTTAGTAAAACTCACCATACCAGAGACTGCAATAAATGTCCTTAATAGTTGCATAGATATTTTCGGTGGATATGGCTATATGAGGGAGCAGGGTCTTGAGGGCGCACTGAGGGATGTAAGGATAACATCCATATATGAAGGGACAAGCAAAATCCAGAAGAATAACATTTCAAAGCTTTTATTCTAA
- a CDS encoding DUF3786 domain-containing protein: protein MELKKQKVYKQVLDEACRAFLNSDQEIQLIKAGLKYKKTTKGFNIEIPYFNDLIILTTPDLSFKAKSGSNVNLVSKIIILHYLNSASGIPNSHELTPYEDIPGCRHYQPVFEKRVIKPLVSAFGTNRDAFREAGESLNGTIEDYGDASFTIWPLPKIPITFILWEADEEFPPSVRVLFDTTINFYIPLEDITIISKLASSRIIKAARINYAEEF, encoded by the coding sequence ATGGAACTTAAGAAACAAAAGGTTTATAAACAGGTATTAGATGAAGCATGCAGGGCATTTCTTAATTCAGACCAGGAGATTCAGCTTATAAAGGCAGGGCTTAAATATAAAAAAACTACAAAAGGGTTTAACATAGAGATACCTTATTTTAATGATCTGATTATCTTAACAACCCCTGATCTTTCATTCAAAGCAAAAAGCGGTTCAAATGTAAACCTTGTCTCAAAGATTATAATCCTTCATTATTTAAATTCTGCTTCAGGCATACCCAATAGTCATGAGCTTACCCCTTATGAGGATATCCCAGGGTGTAGACACTATCAACCTGTTTTTGAAAAAAGGGTTATAAAGCCATTGGTATCTGCCTTTGGGACAAACAGGGATGCCTTTAGAGAGGCAGGTGAGAGCCTCAACGGAACCATAGAAGACTATGGAGATGCCTCATTTACCATATGGCCTTTACCTAAAATCCCCATTACATTCATATTATGGGAAGCAGATGAGGAGTTTCCTCCATCTGTGCGGGTTTTATTTGACACTACCATTAATTTTTATATACCCCTTGAAGACATAACCATTATATCTAAGCTGGCATCATCAAGGATTATAAAGGCAGCAAGGATAAATTATGCAGAGGAATTTTGA
- a CDS encoding NAD(P)H-dependent oxidoreductase encodes MESRSINILGFAGSLRKGSYNKILLNTAKELAPENCKIEIFDLEGIPPFNQDLESEPPEQVKLFKEKIRKADAVLIVTPEYNYSMPGVLKNALDWASRPYGDNAFYGKPGAIMGGSIGMLGTARAQYHLRQVCVFLNIILLNQPEVMVPFIDKKVDDNGRITDEATIAKIKELLEALIIWTKK; translated from the coding sequence ATGGAATCGAGAAGCATTAACATATTGGGATTTGCAGGGAGTTTAAGAAAAGGCTCATACAATAAGATCCTTCTTAATACGGCAAAAGAGCTTGCACCAGAAAATTGTAAGATTGAGATATTTGACCTTGAAGGCATACCACCCTTTAACCAAGACCTTGAGTCTGAGCCACCTGAACAGGTAAAGCTATTCAAAGAAAAGATAAGAAAGGCAGATGCCGTCCTTATTGTAACACCTGAATATAATTATTCCATGCCAGGTGTGTTAAAAAACGCCCTTGATTGGGCATCAAGACCCTATGGTGATAATGCATTTTATGGAAAGCCTGGGGCAATAATGGGCGGCTCTATAGGCATGTTGGGAACTGCAAGGGCACAATACCATCTCAGGCAGGTATGTGTATTCTTAAATATCATACTTTTAAACCAGCCTGAAGTAATGGTCCCTTTTATTGATAAAAAAGTGGATGACAATGGAAGAATAACGGATGAGGCAACAATTGCCAAGATAAAAGAGCTTTTGGAGGCACTTATAATATGGACAAAGAAATAA
- a CDS encoding transcription antitermination factor NusB: MQIIDEVEKGSHLDETIDKYFTDNAIDQRLHGIIYEITSGTIRWKLYLQYVLSHLAKKSVKRHIQYLLLITLYQITFMKKAPYHVVKEAVEYAKKTEGRYVAGFVNAILRRYLREYLGDNEKDALGPQLIKYLQVLKNIKTNTQRLAVMHSFPEWLIKRWVQRLGERETEELCAALNKSPDFALRVDTTKMTPEDALDYLEKKGIKARRGKFLNTALYVDRLAPLLKDHIFQQGFVHVQDEASQLAGIAVQPEKGDVILDACCGMGTKTRHIDELSHEHSNEIRIFSMDIQARKIKSLDKISYLINGDVLINPFKKNTFNKILLDAPCSSIGIIRKHPEIKWRLKENDIQANRRKQLALLKALWGCLKYNGCLIYSVCSFEPEETLGVIDGFKKENKFIVENPLPSLFNNAGWFLSMPHKTGLDGFFIAKLRKI; the protein is encoded by the coding sequence ATCCAGATAATCGATGAGGTAGAAAAAGGCAGCCATTTAGACGAAACTATCGACAAATATTTCACCGATAATGCAATAGACCAGAGGCTTCACGGTATCATATATGAGATAACCTCAGGCACTATAAGATGGAAGTTATACCTCCAATATGTTCTATCCCATCTGGCAAAAAAGAGTGTAAAAAGACATATTCAATATCTGTTGTTGATAACCTTATATCAGATAACTTTCATGAAAAAGGCGCCTTATCATGTGGTTAAAGAGGCAGTAGAATATGCCAAAAAAACTGAAGGTAGATATGTAGCCGGTTTTGTAAACGCCATATTGAGGAGGTATTTAAGGGAATATTTAGGGGATAATGAAAAAGATGCCCTTGGGCCACAGTTAATAAAATATCTCCAGGTCCTTAAAAATATAAAAACTAATACCCAAAGACTTGCCGTCATGCATTCTTTTCCTGAGTGGCTTATAAAGAGATGGGTTCAAAGATTAGGAGAAAGAGAGACAGAAGAATTGTGTGCTGCACTCAACAAAAGCCCTGATTTTGCCCTGAGGGTAGACACGACAAAGATGACCCCAGAAGATGCACTGGATTATTTAGAAAAAAAAGGCATAAAAGCTCGGAGAGGAAAATTTCTAAACACAGCCTTATATGTTGATAGACTTGCTCCTCTACTAAAGGACCATATCTTTCAACAGGGCTTTGTTCATGTCCAGGACGAGGCTTCACAACTTGCAGGAATAGCTGTCCAACCTGAAAAAGGAGATGTTATACTCGATGCATGCTGCGGTATGGGAACAAAAACAAGGCATATTGATGAGCTTTCACATGAGCATTCTAATGAAATAAGAATATTTTCTATGGATATTCAAGCGAGAAAAATAAAATCATTGGATAAAATATCATATTTGATAAACGGCGATGTTCTTATAAATCCTTTTAAAAAAAATACATTTAACAAGATACTCCTGGATGCCCCATGCTCATCCATAGGCATTATAAGAAAACACCCTGAGATAAAATGGAGATTAAAGGAAAACGATATACAAGCCAATAGAAGAAAACAGCTTGCCCTGCTTAAGGCACTCTGGGGTTGTCTTAAGTATAATGGATGTCTCATCTACAGCGTATGTTCTTTTGAGCCGGAAGAGACCCTGGGGGTGATAGACGGATTCAAAAAAGAAAATAAGTTTATAGTTGAAAATCCATTACCTTCTTTGTTTAATAATGCTGGATGGTTTTTATCCATGCCCCATAAAACAGGGCTGGATGGTTTTTTTATAGCAAAGTTAAGAAAGATATGA
- a CDS encoding rubredoxin has protein sequence MVWVCSVCGYEYNEKYEKVPFEELADDWHCPICNAPKSAFQKA, from the coding sequence ATGGTCTGGGTATGTTCAGTATGTGGTTATGAATACAATGAAAAATATGAGAAGGTTCCATTTGAAGAACTGGCAGATGACTGGCATTGTCCTATATGCAATGCACCTAAAAGTGCATTTCAAAAGGCATAG
- a CDS encoding ferritin family protein, with protein MVKLWRCIICGDPYVGESPPQNCPFCGAHIAFIEEAKDANVNFDVELTEKDKENAEHALKVEVSNSTFYFCAAEETDDQEGKLLFKALGKIEAEHAAIWRKILKLPAVPKGDEKCHKENIKNLQESHAREEKAIAFYRKAIEESDNVRIKQIFEALVEIETDHLYLSEERLK; from the coding sequence ATGGTTAAATTATGGAGATGTATAATATGCGGAGACCCATATGTGGGTGAAAGCCCACCTCAAAACTGTCCTTTCTGTGGTGCTCATATTGCATTTATAGAAGAGGCAAAGGATGCTAATGTAAATTTTGATGTGGAGTTGACGGAAAAGGATAAGGAAAATGCAGAGCATGCTTTAAAGGTGGAGGTGAGTAATTCCACCTTTTATTTCTGTGCAGCAGAAGAAACAGATGACCAGGAAGGCAAACTATTGTTTAAGGCATTAGGCAAAATTGAGGCAGAACACGCAGCCATATGGAGGAAGATCTTGAAACTCCCTGCAGTGCCCAAGGGTGATGAAAAATGTCATAAAGAAAACATAAAAAATCTTCAAGAGTCTCATGCCAGAGAAGAGAAGGCAATCGCATTCTACAGAAAAGCTATAGAAGAATCTGATAATGTGCGGATAAAACAAATTTTTGAGGCCCTTGTAGAGATAGAGACAGATCATCTTTATCTATCTGAAGAGCGCTTAAAATAG
- a CDS encoding HDOD domain-containing protein, translated as MYENNARSILKKLESGYQLPPFSKTAVKLIELAADEATSLNELCSLIEKDPSLTIRVLKLANGAFFKSLSPVTTIQQAVLRIGFRQLRLLALSLSIKDAFPMDKSGRINYDLFWKTSLYRGLLAKGLASKFNVCPPEEAFVAGLILEIGLLIYHDLFLKNTDEDIDLNMHSLEILLSMEKERHGITHREIGETALKFWKFPEEIIMCQRYCYEKDNISKMPELARICSMSERLSVLICHENAHIETTIQEFTSAFGVIHDEIYDVVINSMNEVDKTAQALNMKVHGENDLLALMEKANRALIRISECMCDDKQRYPLDDLPTFDTLKTEPEKQNMEVIKTLQAVAHEIKNPLTAVSGFARRLAKTIDPSSEGWRYVEIILKEAQRLEFALNEATRGLQKGIQG; from the coding sequence ATGTATGAAAATAACGCACGGTCAATACTTAAAAAACTTGAATCAGGTTACCAGCTACCGCCTTTTTCAAAAACAGCTGTTAAGCTTATTGAACTCGCTGCCGATGAAGCTACCTCTCTGAATGAACTGTGTAGTTTAATAGAAAAAGACCCATCATTGACTATTAGGGTCTTGAAGCTGGCTAATGGCGCTTTTTTCAAATCTCTAAGTCCAGTGACAACAATACAACAGGCAGTCTTACGGATCGGGTTTCGTCAATTGAGATTGCTTGCCCTTTCATTATCAATAAAAGACGCATTCCCTATGGATAAATCAGGGAGAATCAATTATGACCTTTTCTGGAAGACTTCTCTATATAGGGGTCTTCTGGCAAAAGGACTCGCCAGCAAGTTCAATGTGTGCCCACCAGAAGAGGCATTCGTTGCAGGGCTAATTCTTGAGATAGGGCTTTTGATTTATCATGACTTATTTCTAAAGAATACAGATGAAGATATAGACCTTAATATGCACTCCCTGGAAATACTGCTTTCCATGGAAAAAGAAAGACATGGCATAACCCATAGGGAAATAGGTGAAACAGCCCTTAAATTCTGGAAGTTTCCAGAAGAAATTATCATGTGTCAGCGCTATTGTTATGAAAAAGATAATATATCCAAGATGCCAGAGCTTGCAAGAATTTGCTCTATGTCAGAGAGGTTATCTGTTCTTATCTGTCATGAAAATGCCCATATTGAGACTACCATACAAGAATTCACCTCTGCATTTGGAGTTATTCATGATGAGATTTATGATGTAGTAATAAACTCAATGAACGAGGTAGATAAAACTGCGCAGGCCTTAAACATGAAAGTCCATGGAGAAAATGATTTGCTGGCACTCATGGAAAAGGCAAATAGGGCACTCATAAGAATATCAGAATGTATGTGTGATGATAAACAGAGATATCCTTTAGACGATTTACCAACATTTGACACCTTAAAAACAGAACCTGAAAAACAGAACATGGAGGTCATAAAAACCTTACAGGCAGTAGCCCACGAAATAAAAAACCCTTTAACCGCTGTCAGCGGTTTTGCCAGAAGACTTGCCAAAACCATAGACCCTTCATCAGAGGGATGGAGATATGTAGAGATCATATTGAAAGAGGCGCAAAGGCTTGAATTCGCACTGAATGAAGCTACAAGGGGTCTTCAAAAAGGCATACAGGGATAA
- a CDS encoding PASTA domain-containing protein, whose translation MRFIKIPIYILIAFSVFTFSTYTTMKIILKTQRTVVCPDIIRKEVHEAKSIVESKGLYFHIVKYEKRNDIPYNHVTVQKPEANILTKKGRTVMVIVSDGPELITVPSLVGKNVDNAYEVLKEKNIPVERIIYVPHENEGKVISQIPGGGQGVLEGKGVVILAGAKPKRYVIMPDIKSLDLNEITEELDKKNIKYKITYTRENGIPKKDKITASVNMGQIFDADEGIEIKIKTGETHEQD comes from the coding sequence ATGAGATTTATAAAAATACCCATTTACATTTTAATAGCCTTTTCTGTGTTCACCTTCTCTACATACACCACCATGAAGATTATACTAAAAACGCAAAGGACTGTGGTATGTCCTGATATAATACGGAAAGAAGTCCATGAGGCAAAAAGTATAGTAGAATCAAAGGGTCTATACTTTCACATAGTGAAGTATGAAAAAAGAAATGATATCCCCTATAACCATGTAACCGTTCAGAAACCAGAGGCAAATATATTGACAAAAAAAGGCAGGACCGTAATGGTCATTGTCTCCGACGGTCCTGAATTAATAACAGTCCCTTCCTTGGTAGGTAAAAATGTTGATAACGCTTATGAAGTCTTGAAGGAAAAAAACATACCTGTTGAAAGGATAATCTATGTCCCCCATGAAAATGAGGGGAAGGTGATCTCTCAGATACCAGGAGGAGGCCAAGGTGTCCTTGAGGGAAAGGGCGTTGTCATTTTGGCAGGGGCAAAACCAAAAAGATATGTCATTATGCCTGATATTAAATCCCTTGATCTCAATGAGATAACCGAAGAACTGGATAAAAAAAACATAAAATATAAAATCACCTACACAAGGGAAAATGGTATCCCAAAAAAAGATAAAATCACAGCCTCTGTAAATATGGGTCAGATCTTTGATGCCGATGAAGGCATAGAAATTAAAATAAAGACAGGAGAAACACATGAACAAGATTAA
- a CDS encoding transcriptional repressor: protein MDISEIADIKQTPQRLAIIEYLNDNRVHPSASDVYKAVSEKFPTMSFATVYNTLEKLKEKGLLVELSIDTGKKRFDCDLRPHHHLICIKCREIFDVFSDFDLELPVDEFEGFEIIGIHVDFYGICNKCKEMEGPVSGS, encoded by the coding sequence ATGGATATATCAGAGATTGCAGATATAAAGCAGACTCCTCAAAGACTGGCAATCATTGAGTATCTTAACGATAACAGGGTGCATCCCTCTGCCAGTGATGTGTATAAAGCAGTATCAGAAAAATTTCCTACCATGTCATTTGCTACTGTTTATAATACCTTGGAAAAATTAAAGGAAAAGGGGCTCTTGGTAGAGCTTTCAATAGATACAGGCAAGAAAAGATTTGATTGCGATTTAAGGCCTCATCATCATCTTATATGTATAAAATGTCGTGAGATCTTTGACGTATTTAGTGATTTTGATCTTGAACTACCCGTAGATGAATTTGAAGGCTTTGAAATAATAGGAATTCACGTTGATTTTTACGGGATTTGCAATAAATGTAAAGAGATGGAAGGCCCTGTTTCAGGGTCTTAA
- the rpe gene encoding ribulose-phosphate 3-epimerase, whose translation MNKIKIAPSILSCNFLMLEKEIKAAEQAGADMFHIDVMDGHFVPNITIGPMFVAAIKRITEKPLDCHLMISNPSEFINDFIKAGADIITIHIEADTHIFRTTDVIKSAGIKAGVSLNPSTPLCTLKHIIDNIDLILIMTVNPGFGGQSYIPFMDKKIKDARTMIEETGKKIDLEVDGGIKASNVKKVVEAGANIVVMGTEFFHSSDYNKKVAEIRKILGEID comes from the coding sequence ATGAACAAGATTAAGATAGCGCCCTCCATATTATCATGCAATTTTCTAATGCTGGAGAAAGAGATTAAGGCAGCAGAACAGGCAGGAGCAGATATGTTCCATATAGATGTCATGGATGGTCACTTTGTCCCTAATATAACCATAGGGCCTATGTTTGTGGCGGCTATAAAAAGGATCACCGAAAAACCCCTGGATTGCCACCTCATGATAAGCAATCCATCAGAATTTATAAATGACTTTATCAAGGCAGGTGCGGATATCATAACCATCCACATAGAGGCAGACACACACATCTTCAGAACAACAGATGTTATAAAATCTGCTGGGATCAAGGCAGGGGTATCCCTTAATCCATCAACACCTTTATGCACACTAAAGCATATTATAGATAATATAGACCTTATCCTTATTATGACCGTTAATCCAGGTTTCGGCGGTCAATCATATATCCCTTTTATGGATAAAAAGATTAAAGATGCAAGGACTATGATAGAAGAAACAGGTAAAAAAATAGACCTTGAGGTGGATGGAGGCATAAAGGCATCAAATGTAAAAAAAGTGGTAGAGGCTGGGGCCAATATAGTTGTCATGGGCACAGAGTTTTTCCATAGCAGTGATTACAATAAAAAGGTGGCCGAGATAAGAAAGATCCTTGGTGAGATAGACTAA
- the htpX gene encoding zinc metalloprotease HtpX: MNQFKTFFLMVILTVIFVAIGGMVGGKTGAYIAFFIAFIMNFISYWFCDKIVLKMYGAQPVSEQEAPQLYRIVYNLSQKAQIPMPRIYIIENDSPNAFATGRNPENGVVAVTTGILRILSMEELEGVLAHEISHIKHRDILIQTVAATLAGAITMIADWARFAAIFGGGRSSDDEGGNNIFGVIIFSIFAAFAAMLIQLAISRSREYLADEGGAILSGNPLYLSNALKKLHAGIDRRPMEDANPSTAPLFIMNPFSAKGVLALFSTHPPIEERIRRLEDMAYRR, translated from the coding sequence ATGAATCAATTTAAGACCTTTTTCCTTATGGTAATCCTAACCGTCATTTTTGTTGCCATAGGGGGCATGGTAGGAGGAAAAACAGGGGCATATATTGCCTTTTTTATTGCCTTTATCATGAATTTTATAAGTTACTGGTTCTGCGACAAGATAGTCCTCAAGATGTATGGGGCACAGCCTGTCTCTGAGCAGGAGGCGCCGCAACTCTATAGAATAGTTTATAACCTCAGTCAAAAGGCACAGATACCCATGCCGAGAATATATATCATAGAGAACGATAGCCCCAATGCTTTTGCCACAGGAAGAAATCCTGAAAACGGTGTAGTTGCAGTAACCACAGGGATATTACGCATATTGAGCATGGAAGAATTAGAGGGAGTCCTTGCCCATGAGATATCCCATATAAAACATAGAGATATACTTATTCAGACTGTAGCAGCCACCCTTGCAGGGGCAATTACAATGATTGCTGATTGGGCAAGATTCGCTGCCATATTTGGAGGAGGCAGAAGTAGCGATGATGAAGGTGGCAATAATATCTTTGGTGTTATCATCTTCTCTATCTTTGCAGCCTTTGCAGCCATGCTCATCCAGCTTGCCATATCCAGGTCAAGAGAATACCTTGCCGATGAAGGCGGGGCAATACTTTCAGGAAATCCTCTGTATCTTTCCAATGCCTTAAAGAAACTCCATGCAGGTATAGATAGAAGACCCATGGAAGATGCAAACCCTTCTACTGCACCTCTATTCATAATGAATCCCTTTAGCGCAAAAGGCGTGCTTGCCCTATTCAGCACACACCCCCCTATAGAAGAGAGGATAAGAAGACTGGAGGATATGGCCTATAGAAGATAA